A genomic segment from Macadamia integrifolia cultivar HAES 741 unplaced genomic scaffold, SCU_Mint_v3 scaffold852, whole genome shotgun sequence encodes:
- the LOC122070200 gene encoding ABC transporter C family member 3-like, producing MDAFGDSKNDMNLWIFSESSAGIFLNGFSASSHLILLLVLSISWACKRCMMNNLENSKPVLKNTYFLYYRLTLISCASLAFCDLLLCVLNHISGYRHGWTNSKVVAQLDFAFRTLSWFVISAYLHVKSSHSSEHRFPILLRIWWAFYFILSCSYFVIHLGLYWKRLSLPFLLWVSDIVSIISSLFFCYAAFFGKFREDEYSHLLEPILKTSSNKSNRDYRQGSHFGAESSSYANSNLLSTFTFAWMGPLLALGYQKTLDLQDVPQLANCDSANVVFAHFRNKLESNGDDSGNIGQVSKLKLVKALILSMWKEILWTALLTIVRTLASYVGPYLIVPFIQYLNSPHQLKYKGYALVFIFFLSKLIKCLSERHLFFQLRKMAIRVRVALLAIIYKKGLRISSQSNQGYTSGKNINLISVDVERTGIFSWYLHDIWSVPLQVVLALLILYKSLGIASVVAFAVTIILMLKNAPLGKLQEKFQGELMDSKDRRMKVTSDALRNMRILKLQGWKMKFLAKIIELRKLETKWLKKLLYTSAITAFVYLSAPMFVSMVTFGFCVLMKIPLGSGNIVSALATFEIVRGPIYNFPDTISMVVQTKVSLHRIVSFLCLEELQ from the coding sequence atggATGCTTTTGGAGATTCAAAGAATGATATGAATCTTTGGATATTTTCTGAGTCTTCTGCAGGGATTTTCCTGAATGGATTTTCAGCTTCTTCACACCTAATTTTGTTATTAGTTTTATCCATTTCCTGGGCTTGCAAGAGATGCATGATGAATAAccttgaaaattcaaaaccagTATTGAAGAATACATATTTTTTATACTATCGGTTAACCCTTATATCTTGTGCAAGTCTGGCATTCTGTGATCTTCTCCTATGCGTGTTAAACCATATCTCTGGGTATAGACATGGTTGGACTAATTCAAAAGTTGTTGCCCAATTGGATTTTGCATTCAGAACACTCAGTTGGTTTGTAATCTCTGCTTACTTGCATGTCAAGAGTTCTCATTCAAGTGAACATAGGTTCCCCATTCTACTAAGGATTTGGTGGGCCTTCTACTTCATACTATCTTGTTCTTATTTTGTTATACATCTTGGTTTGTATTGGAAACGTTTGTCCTTACCATTCCTCTTATGGGTCTCCGATATTGTGTCCATTATTTCTAGTTTGTTCTTTTGTTATGCTGCGTTTTTTGGAAAGTTTCGAGAAGATGAATATTCACATCTTTTAGAGCCTATTTTGAAAACTAGTTCAAATAAAAGCAATAGAGACTATAGACAAGGATCACATTTTGGTGCAGAGAGTTCTTCTTATGCAAATTCCAATCTTCTTAGTACTTTTACTTTCGCTTGGATGGGTCCTTTACTTGCACTCGGTTATCAAAAAACACTGGATCTTCAAGATGTTCCTCAGCTTGCCAATTGTGATAGTGCTAACGTGGTCTTTGcccattttagaaataaactgGAATCTAATGGTGATGACAGTGGTAACATTGGTCAGGTAAGCAAACTCAAGCTGGTGAAGGCATTGATTCTCTCAATGTGGAAAGAAATTCTATGGACAGCTTTACTGACCATTGTACGCACATTGGCTTCTTATGTTGGACCATACCTTATTGTCCCTTTTATTCAATATCTCAATAGCCCTCACCAACTAAAATATAAAGGCTATGCATTagtattcattttttttctttcaaagctCATAAAGTGTCTCTCTGAGAGGCACTTATTCTTTCAATTACGAAAGATGGCAATTAGAGTCCGTGTTGCTTTGCTTGCAATAATCTACAAGAAGGGTCTCCGGATTTCAAGCCAATCAAATCAGGGCTACACTAGTGgtaaaaatattaatttgatTAGTGTTGATGTTGAAAGGACTGGAATTTTCAGTTGGTATTTGCACGATATATGGAGTGTGCCTCTTCAAGTTGTTCTAGCATTGTTGATCTTATACAAGAGTCTTGGGATTGCTTCAGTTGTAGCTTTTGCTGTCACAATAATTTTGATGTTAAAAAATGCTCCACtaggaaaacttcaagaaaaatttCAGGGGGAATTGATGGATTCAAAGGATCGAAGGATGAAGGTAACATCTGACGCTCTGAGGAATATGAGGATTCTCAAGCTCCAGGGTTGGAAGATGAAGTTCTTAGCTAAGATAATTGAGCTCAGGAAGTTGGAAACAAAATGGTTGAAAAAGTTACTTTATACATCAGCTATAACTGCCTTTGTCTACTTGTCTGCTCCAATGTTTGTAtcaatggttacttttggattttgtgtGCTTATGAAAATCCCATTAGGGTCAGGAAATATTGTATCTGCACTTGCAACATTTGAGATAGTGCGAGGTCCCATTTATAATTTTCCTGACACAATCTCCATGGTAGTTCAGACTAAAGTTTCGCTTCACAGAATAGTATCATTCCTCTGTCTTGAAGAACTTCAGTAG